Proteins encoded together in one Catellatospora citrea window:
- a CDS encoding type II toxin-antitoxin system PemK/MazF family toxin, with translation MLRRGEIWRIDGARERLGLVISSDVYNSTDVPIVIVAEVVEEDELRDSPLAVPMGELIIMPDRVSSPMKKWFTDMVDVVDTDTMRRVGRALRIIQDL, from the coding sequence GTGCTGCGTAGAGGCGAGATCTGGCGTATCGACGGAGCCCGGGAAAGGCTCGGCCTGGTCATCAGCTCGGACGTGTACAACAGCACCGATGTGCCGATCGTCATCGTCGCGGAGGTCGTCGAGGAGGACGAGCTCCGCGACTCGCCGCTGGCGGTGCCGATGGGCGAGCTGATCATCATGCCCGACCGGGTGTCGTCACCCATGAAGAAGTGGTTCACCGACATGGTGGACGTCGTCGACACCGACACGATGCGCAGGGTCGGCCGGGCCTTGCGCATCATCCAGGATCTTTAA
- a CDS encoding DUF6364 family protein, with protein sequence MTAKVTLSFTDETIEEARRYAERDGLSLSAWMDQAAREKALRELFTAHADVVRRAGTDRLEKNALDDEREVELVRLELSGRGRRAA encoded by the coding sequence ATGACTGCCAAAGTAACGCTGTCCTTCACGGACGAGACGATTGAGGAAGCGCGCCGGTACGCCGAGCGCGACGGGCTGTCGCTGTCGGCTTGGATGGACCAAGCCGCGCGGGAGAAGGCCCTGCGGGAGTTGTTCACCGCGCACGCCGACGTGGTGCGCCGAGCGGGCACCGACCGGCTGGAGAAGAACGCGCTGGACGATGAGCGCGAAGTCGAATTGGTACGCCTGGAACTGTCAGGACGGGGGCGGCGTGCTGCGTAG
- a CDS encoding molybdopterin oxidoreductase family protein, producing the protein MTPSAPPATRVTALPLLESAREVATHCPYCALQCGMTLRETPQGRVEVAARDFPTNRGGLCQKGWTSAELLDHPERLTTPLLKGQPATWDEAYDFIVDGVRRVQDAHGRDAVAVFGGGGLTNEKAYTLGKFARVALRTANIDYNGRFCMSSAAAAGNRSFGIDRGLPFPMADIAEADTLLLIGANVAETMPPFARYLTEQRQRGGTQIVVDPRATPTARAATLHLQPTPGTDLALALGLLHIVVAEGLTDPAYLAERTTGWDAVRKTAAGYWPARVELLTGVPVADLEATARALAAADRAIILTARGAEQHAKGVDTVTAFINLALALGLPGRPGSGYGCLTGQGNGQGGREHGQKADQLPGYRKIDDPAARAHVAAVWGVDPDSIPGPGLSAYELLDALGQLGGPKAMLVFGSNPVVSAPRAARITERLKSLDLLVVCDFFLSETAAIADVVLPVAQWAEEDGTMTNLEGRVLRRRALRKPPPGIGTDLAVMAELASRLGRTGDGRSVTGGERSGGFSAEPYAVFEELRRATAGGVADYAGVTWERVDAENGVFWPCPAADRAGTPRLFEESFPTPDGRARMIAVEHRPVAEEIDAEYPLYLTTGRVLAQYQSGAQTRRIAALPGGPFVELHPDLAERLGIDDGDPVRVLSRRGEMTAPARVVTTIRPDTLFAPFHYSGTGRANSLTGDALDPISRMPEFKVCAVRIEPVTP; encoded by the coding sequence ATGACGCCTTCGGCCCCACCCGCCACTCGAGTCACGGCATTGCCGTTGCTCGAATCCGCGCGTGAGGTCGCCACCCACTGCCCGTACTGCGCGCTGCAGTGCGGGATGACGCTGCGCGAGACCCCGCAGGGGCGCGTCGAGGTCGCCGCCCGCGACTTCCCCACCAACCGGGGCGGGCTCTGCCAGAAGGGCTGGACCTCGGCCGAGCTGCTGGACCACCCGGAGCGGCTGACCACCCCGCTGCTCAAGGGGCAGCCGGCGACCTGGGACGAGGCTTACGACTTCATCGTCGACGGCGTTCGCCGGGTGCAGGACGCGCACGGGCGCGACGCGGTCGCCGTGTTCGGCGGCGGCGGGCTCACCAACGAGAAGGCGTACACGCTGGGCAAGTTCGCCCGGGTCGCGCTGCGCACCGCCAACATCGACTACAACGGCCGCTTCTGCATGAGCTCGGCGGCGGCCGCCGGCAACCGGTCCTTCGGCATCGACCGCGGGCTGCCGTTCCCGATGGCCGACATCGCCGAGGCCGACACCCTGCTGCTGATCGGCGCGAACGTCGCCGAGACCATGCCGCCCTTCGCGCGCTACCTCACCGAGCAGCGCCAGCGCGGCGGCACCCAGATCGTGGTGGATCCGCGGGCCACGCCGACCGCGCGCGCGGCCACCCTGCACCTGCAGCCCACCCCGGGCACCGATTTGGCACTGGCGCTGGGCCTGCTGCACATCGTGGTCGCCGAGGGCCTGACCGACCCGGCCTACCTGGCCGAGCGCACCACCGGCTGGGACGCGGTCCGCAAGACCGCCGCCGGCTACTGGCCGGCCCGGGTGGAGTTGCTCACCGGAGTGCCCGTCGCCGACCTGGAGGCCACCGCGCGGGCGCTGGCCGCCGCCGACCGGGCGATCATCCTGACCGCGCGCGGGGCCGAACAGCACGCCAAGGGCGTCGACACGGTCACCGCCTTCATCAACCTGGCGCTGGCCCTCGGCCTGCCGGGGCGGCCCGGCTCCGGCTACGGCTGCCTCACCGGGCAGGGCAACGGCCAGGGCGGACGCGAGCACGGGCAAAAGGCCGACCAGCTGCCCGGCTACCGGAAGATCGACGACCCGGCCGCGCGGGCGCACGTCGCCGCCGTGTGGGGCGTCGACCCGGACAGCATTCCCGGCCCCGGCCTGTCCGCGTACGAGCTGCTCGACGCGCTCGGGCAGCTCGGCGGGCCGAAGGCGATGCTGGTGTTCGGCTCCAACCCGGTGGTCTCCGCGCCCCGCGCGGCGCGGATCACCGAGCGGCTGAAGTCGCTGGACCTGCTGGTCGTCTGCGATTTCTTCCTCAGCGAGACGGCCGCGATCGCCGATGTGGTGCTCCCCGTGGCACAGTGGGCTGAGGAAGACGGGACCATGACCAATCTGGAGGGCCGGGTGCTGCGGCGCCGGGCTCTTCGCAAGCCACCGCCAGGGATAGGGACGGATCTGGCGGTGATGGCCGAGCTGGCCTCCCGGCTCGGCCGAACCGGGGACGGTCGCTCCGTCACCGGTGGCGAGCGGTCCGGCGGGTTCTCCGCCGAGCCGTACGCCGTCTTCGAGGAGCTGCGGCGGGCCACCGCCGGCGGGGTGGCCGATTACGCAGGCGTCACGTGGGAGCGGGTGGACGCCGAGAACGGCGTTTTCTGGCCCTGCCCCGCGGCGGACCGGGCAGGCACGCCGCGGCTCTTCGAAGAAAGCTTCCCGACCCCGGACGGTCGCGCCCGCATGATCGCGGTGGAGCACCGGCCGGTGGCCGAGGAGATCGACGCCGAGTACCCGCTCTACCTCACCACGGGGCGGGTCCTGGCGCAGTACCAGTCCGGCGCGCAGACCCGCCGCATCGCGGCGCTGCCCGGCGGCCCGTTCGTCGAGCTGCACCCGGATCTGGCCGAGCGGCTCGGCATCGACGACGGCGACCCGGTGCGGGTGCTCAGCCGCCGCGGCGAGATGACCGCGCCGGCCCGCGTCGTCACCACGATCCGACCCGACACCCTCTTCGCGCCCTTCCACTACTCCGGCACGGGCCGGGCCAACTCGCTCACCGGCGACGCGTTGGACCCGATCTCGCGGATGCCGGAGTTCAAGGTCTGTGCCGTACGAATCGAGCCGGTGACACCATGA
- a CDS encoding FAD-dependent oxidoreductase, with product MNAGNTARHGSALPPADRPRTSPHHVIVVGYGMAGARLATELSASSGVEVTVLGAEPHRAYNRILLSSVLAGKHGETDITLTEAAGHGVKTRTGVTVTGIDRTARTVTLDDGEVLTYDHLVLATGSQAIVPPIPGLAQPHPRVATFRTLEDCRRILDAAQGARTALVLGGGLLGLEAARGLAGRGLAVEVVHGVGHLMERQLDQGASAVLVRTLAELGVAVHLASSATGVSADDDGVTLRLDDRNLRADLLVLACGVRAETGLARAAGLRVERGIVIDERLTTSDRRVSAIGDCAQFGEVVGGLVAPAWEQARVLAARLTGADADAVYVPSSPVTRLKASGIDLAAMGSLQPDPSCEDVSFADPARGTYARLVIRDDRLTGAVMLGDNPSVGQVIQLFDRRGLVPRDRRALLLGRSLGGVEAPVATTTPALMPDNATVCQCNTVTKGALVRCWRSGARSLDDVVARTRATTGCGSCKDAVDGIVGWLSTSDSVGVS from the coding sequence ATGAACGCTGGCAACACCGCGCGGCATGGCTCGGCCCTGCCGCCTGCCGACCGACCCCGCACCTCCCCCCACCACGTGATCGTCGTCGGGTACGGCATGGCCGGCGCCCGGCTGGCGACGGAGCTGTCCGCGTCCTCCGGCGTCGAGGTCACCGTGCTCGGCGCCGAGCCGCACCGGGCGTACAACCGCATCCTGCTGTCCAGCGTCCTGGCCGGCAAGCACGGCGAAACCGACATCACGCTGACCGAGGCCGCCGGACACGGGGTGAAGACCCGCACCGGGGTCACCGTCACCGGCATCGACCGGACCGCCCGCACCGTCACCCTCGACGACGGCGAGGTGCTGACCTACGACCACCTGGTGCTGGCCACCGGCTCGCAGGCGATCGTGCCGCCGATCCCGGGGCTGGCGCAGCCGCACCCGCGCGTGGCCACCTTCCGCACGCTGGAGGACTGCCGGCGCATCCTCGACGCCGCGCAGGGCGCGCGCACCGCGCTCGTGCTCGGCGGCGGGCTGCTCGGCCTGGAGGCCGCCCGCGGGCTGGCCGGACGCGGGCTGGCCGTCGAGGTCGTGCACGGCGTCGGCCACCTGATGGAGCGGCAGCTCGACCAGGGCGCCAGCGCGGTGCTGGTGCGCACCCTCGCCGAGCTGGGCGTGGCCGTGCACCTGGCCTCGTCGGCGACCGGGGTGAGCGCCGACGACGACGGTGTGACGCTGCGGCTCGACGACCGCAATCTGCGCGCCGACCTGCTGGTGCTGGCCTGCGGGGTGCGCGCCGAGACCGGTCTGGCCCGCGCGGCGGGGCTGCGGGTGGAGCGCGGGATCGTCATCGACGAGCGGCTTACCACCTCCGACCGGCGGGTGTCGGCCATCGGCGACTGCGCGCAGTTCGGCGAGGTCGTCGGCGGGCTGGTCGCCCCGGCCTGGGAGCAGGCCAGGGTGCTGGCCGCCCGGCTCACCGGGGCCGACGCCGACGCCGTGTACGTGCCGAGTTCGCCGGTCACCCGGCTCAAGGCCTCCGGCATCGACCTGGCCGCGATGGGCAGCCTGCAACCCGACCCCAGCTGCGAGGACGTCAGCTTCGCCGACCCGGCCCGGGGCACGTACGCCCGCCTGGTCATCCGCGACGACCGGCTGACCGGCGCGGTGATGCTGGGCGACAACCCCAGCGTCGGCCAGGTCATCCAGCTCTTCGACCGCAGGGGCCTGGTGCCGCGCGACCGGCGCGCGCTGCTGCTCGGGCGGTCCCTGGGCGGCGTGGAGGCGCCGGTCGCCACGACCACGCCCGCGCTCATGCCCGACAACGCCACCGTGTGCCAGTGCAACACGGTCACCAAGGGCGCGCTGGTGCGCTGCTGGCGCTCCGGCGCCCGCTCGCTCGACGACGTCGTCGCCCGTACGCGCGCCACCACCGGCTGCGGCAGCTGCAAGGACGCGGTTGACGGCATCGTCGGGTGGCTGTCGACCTCGGACAGTGTGGGGGTGTCCTGA
- the nirB gene encoding nitrite reductase large subunit NirB — translation MKRLVVAGYGMVAQRFLEAFAERAAEGWSVTVLAEEDRPAYDRVRLSAWFDDYDAGALHLGGAPDGVAVRLNEAVTGIDRDRKVVHSASGETPYDALVLATGSRAFVPPIAGSDLPGVFVYRTLDDLAALKDWATAGGRRIGAVLGGGLLGLEAANALKLLGITTHVVEFAPRLMPLQVDEGGGAVLKRHIEALGVTVHTGRGCAGLEGDADGVRRMLFNDGGSLDVDVVVVAAGIRPRDELAEPSGLVRGPRGGFTVDAACATADPAVWAIGECAALSLDETGGVCYGLVAPGYAMAEVVADRLTGGEATMARPDTSTKLKLLGVDVASFGAPFAEGLDVVVTDQVTGVYAKLLLTDDAKTLLGGILVGDASAYPTLRASLGGPLPAPPLALLAPAGDGSVKAELPGTAQVCSCHAVTKDHVTDAIAGGCTDVPGLKACTKAGTGCGSCIPLLKQLLAAGGVAQSKALCEHFTYSRQELFDIIRVRGIRSFSELVAAHGTGRGCDICKPAIASILAVTNSGYILDGEEAALQDTNDHFLANIQRDGTYSVVPRIPGGEITPEKLIVIGEVARDFGLYTKITGGQRIDLFGARVEQLPQIWHRLVDAGFESGHAYGKALRTVKSCVGETWCRYGVQDSVGLAIELELRYRGLRAPHKLKSAVSGCARECAEARSKDFGIIATEKGWNLYVAGNGGFRPRHADLFLTDVTTEELIRTIDRFLMYYIRTADRLQRTAAWLEAMEGGLDHLRAVIVDDALGLCAELDAQMARHVGSYADEWQATLQDPQRLARFVSFVNAPGTPDPDISFEVERGQKVPARGPVPVTLGGAR, via the coding sequence ATGAAAAGGCTCGTTGTCGCCGGGTACGGCATGGTGGCGCAGCGCTTCCTGGAGGCGTTCGCGGAGCGGGCGGCCGAGGGCTGGTCGGTGACCGTGCTGGCCGAGGAGGACCGCCCGGCGTACGACCGGGTGCGCCTGTCGGCCTGGTTCGACGACTACGACGCCGGGGCGCTGCACCTGGGCGGCGCGCCCGACGGGGTCGCGGTGCGGCTGAACGAGGCCGTCACCGGGATCGACCGCGACCGCAAGGTCGTGCACAGCGCCTCCGGCGAGACGCCGTACGACGCGCTGGTGCTGGCCACCGGCTCGCGGGCGTTCGTGCCGCCGATCGCGGGCAGTGACCTGCCCGGTGTCTTCGTCTACCGCACCCTCGACGACCTCGCGGCGCTCAAGGACTGGGCGACCGCGGGCGGCCGCCGGATCGGCGCGGTGCTCGGCGGCGGCCTGCTCGGCCTGGAGGCCGCGAACGCGCTGAAGCTGCTCGGCATCACCACGCACGTGGTCGAGTTCGCGCCACGGCTGATGCCGCTGCAGGTGGACGAGGGCGGCGGCGCGGTGCTCAAGCGGCACATCGAGGCGCTGGGCGTCACCGTGCACACCGGGCGCGGCTGCGCGGGCCTGGAAGGCGACGCGGACGGCGTACGCCGGATGCTGTTCAACGACGGCGGCTCGCTCGACGTGGACGTGGTCGTCGTCGCCGCGGGCATCCGGCCCCGCGACGAGCTGGCCGAGCCGTCCGGCCTGGTCCGCGGCCCGCGGGGCGGCTTCACGGTCGACGCCGCGTGCGCGACCGCCGACCCGGCGGTGTGGGCGATCGGCGAGTGCGCCGCGCTGTCGCTCGACGAGACCGGCGGGGTCTGTTACGGCCTGGTCGCGCCCGGCTACGCGATGGCCGAGGTGGTCGCCGACCGGCTGACCGGCGGTGAGGCGACGATGGCCCGCCCCGACACCTCCACCAAGCTCAAGCTGCTCGGCGTGGACGTGGCCAGCTTCGGCGCCCCGTTCGCCGAGGGCCTCGACGTGGTCGTCACCGACCAGGTCACCGGCGTGTACGCCAAGCTGCTGCTCACCGACGACGCGAAGACCCTGCTCGGCGGCATCCTGGTCGGCGACGCCAGCGCGTACCCGACGCTGCGGGCCTCGCTCGGCGGGCCGCTGCCCGCGCCGCCACTGGCGCTGCTCGCCCCGGCCGGGGACGGGTCGGTGAAGGCCGAGCTGCCCGGCACCGCGCAGGTGTGCTCCTGCCACGCGGTGACCAAGGACCACGTCACCGACGCCATCGCCGGCGGCTGCACCGACGTGCCGGGACTGAAGGCGTGCACCAAGGCGGGCACCGGCTGCGGCTCCTGCATCCCGCTGCTCAAGCAGCTGCTGGCCGCGGGCGGGGTGGCCCAGTCCAAGGCGCTGTGCGAGCACTTCACCTACTCGCGCCAGGAACTGTTCGACATCATCCGGGTGCGCGGCATCCGCTCGTTCAGCGAGCTGGTCGCCGCGCACGGGACGGGCCGGGGCTGCGACATCTGCAAGCCCGCGATCGCGTCGATCCTGGCCGTGACCAACAGCGGCTACATCCTCGACGGCGAGGAAGCCGCGCTGCAGGACACCAACGACCACTTCCTTGCCAACATCCAGCGCGACGGCACGTACTCGGTGGTGCCGCGCATCCCCGGCGGGGAGATCACCCCGGAGAAGCTGATCGTGATCGGCGAGGTGGCCCGCGACTTCGGGCTCTACACGAAGATCACGGGCGGCCAGCGCATCGACCTGTTCGGCGCGCGGGTGGAGCAGCTGCCGCAGATCTGGCACCGCCTCGTCGACGCGGGCTTCGAGTCGGGCCACGCGTACGGCAAGGCGCTGCGCACGGTGAAGAGCTGCGTCGGCGAGACCTGGTGCCGGTACGGCGTGCAGGACTCCGTCGGCCTGGCCATCGAACTGGAGCTGCGCTACCGGGGCCTGCGCGCCCCGCACAAGCTCAAGTCCGCGGTCAGCGGCTGCGCCCGCGAGTGCGCCGAGGCCCGCAGCAAGGACTTCGGCATCATCGCCACCGAGAAGGGCTGGAACCTGTACGTCGCCGGCAACGGCGGATTCCGGCCCCGGCACGCGGACCTGTTCCTCACCGACGTCACCACCGAGGAGCTGATCCGCACCATCGACCGCTTCCTCATGTACTACATCCGCACCGCCGACCGGCTGCAGCGCACCGCCGCCTGGCTGGAGGCGATGGAGGGCGGTCTGGACCACCTGCGCGCCGTCATCGTCGACGACGCGCTGGGACTGTGCGCGGAACTCGACGCGCAGATGGCCCGCCATGTCGGGTCGTACGCCGACGAGTGGCAGGCCACGCTGCAGGACCCGCAGCGCCTCGCGCGCTTCGTCTCGTTCGTCAACGCACCGGGCACGCCCGACCCCGACATCAGCTTCGAGGTCGAGCGCGGGCAGAAGGTTCCTGCCCGCGGCCCGGTGCCGGTAACCCTGGGAGGTGCCCGATGA
- the nirD gene encoding nitrite reductase small subunit NirD encodes MTTATMTVTWTAICSYARLEAERGVAALVDGVQIAIFRTYSGELFAIGNRDPIAGAQVMSRGIVGTRGDAPTVASPLHKQVYDLRTGECLDVSGVAVPTYPIRRTGDLVEVAVERP; translated from the coding sequence ATGACCACGGCGACCATGACCGTCACCTGGACGGCGATCTGCTCGTACGCCCGGCTGGAGGCCGAGCGCGGCGTCGCCGCACTCGTCGACGGCGTCCAGATCGCGATCTTCCGTACCTACTCCGGCGAGCTGTTCGCCATCGGCAACCGCGACCCGATCGCGGGCGCGCAGGTGATGTCGCGCGGCATCGTCGGCACCCGCGGCGACGCCCCGACCGTCGCGTCCCCGCTGCACAAGCAGGTGTACGACCTGCGTACCGGCGAGTGCCTGGACGTGAGCGGGGTGGCCGTGCCGACGTACCCCATCCGCCGCACCGGGGACCTGGTCGAAGTGGCTGTGGAAAGGCCATGA
- a CDS encoding uroporphyrinogen-III synthase, with the protein MSELAGFTVGVTADRRRDELAALLERRGARVVIAPALRIVPLHDDSQLREATRRCLDTPPDVVVANTGIGMRGWLEAAEGWGLADPLRTVLAEAYIVARGPKARGAVRAAGLHDQWSPDSESCDECLAHLLKRGVGGQTVAVQLHGDQQPEFCASLRAAGADVIEVPVYRWAPPLDSAPLHRLVDLVSNRLVDAITFTSAPAVGALLAAAGPGGDAVLEALRGDVIAACVGPVTAAPLIRQGIPVIAPARARLGALVRAIADELPRRAVTLQVAEHQLTLRGHAAMVDGELRPLAPAPMAVLRALASMPGKVRSRASLLPALPRGADEHAVEMAVARLRAGLGDPAFVQTVVKRGYRLPVD; encoded by the coding sequence ATGAGCGAACTCGCGGGATTCACCGTCGGGGTCACCGCCGACCGGCGGCGCGACGAGCTCGCCGCGCTGCTGGAGCGGCGCGGCGCGCGGGTCGTCATCGCCCCCGCGCTGCGCATCGTGCCGCTGCACGACGACTCCCAGCTGCGCGAGGCCACGCGGCGCTGCCTGGACACGCCGCCCGACGTCGTGGTCGCCAACACCGGCATCGGCATGCGCGGCTGGCTGGAGGCCGCCGAGGGCTGGGGGCTGGCCGACCCGCTGCGTACGGTGCTGGCCGAGGCGTACATCGTGGCCCGCGGCCCGAAGGCGCGCGGCGCGGTGCGCGCCGCGGGCCTGCACGACCAGTGGTCGCCGGACTCGGAGAGCTGCGACGAGTGCCTGGCCCACCTGCTCAAGCGCGGCGTGGGCGGGCAGACGGTGGCCGTGCAGCTGCACGGCGACCAGCAGCCGGAGTTCTGCGCGTCGCTGCGCGCCGCCGGCGCCGACGTCATCGAGGTGCCGGTCTACCGCTGGGCGCCGCCGCTGGACTCGGCCCCGCTGCACCGGCTGGTCGACCTCGTGTCGAACCGCCTGGTCGACGCCATCACCTTCACCTCGGCCCCGGCCGTCGGCGCGCTGCTGGCGGCCGCCGGGCCGGGCGGGGACGCGGTCCTGGAGGCGCTGCGGGGCGACGTGATCGCCGCGTGCGTCGGGCCGGTGACGGCCGCGCCGCTGATCCGGCAGGGTATCCCGGTCATCGCCCCGGCGCGGGCCCGGCTGGGCGCGCTGGTCCGCGCGATCGCCGACGAGCTGCCCCGGCGGGCGGTCACGCTGCAGGTCGCCGAGCACCAGCTGACCCTGCGCGGCCACGCGGCGATGGTGGACGGCGAGTTGCGCCCGCTGGCCCCGGCCCCGATGGCGGTGCTGCGGGCACTGGCCTCGATGCCGGGAAAGGTGCGCTCGCGGGCCTCCCTGCTGCCCGCGCTGCCGCGCGGCGCCGACGAGCACGCCGTCGAGATGGCCGTGGCCCGGCTGCGGGCCGGTCTCGGCGATCCCGCGTTCGTCCAGACGGTGGTCAAAAGGGGCTACCGGCTGCCGGTGGACTGA
- the thiC gene encoding phosphomethylpyrimidine synthase ThiC, producing the protein MRRKVYVSGSRPDIQVPFAEVDLTDGSTPVRLYDTSGPGVFDDLPRTNWVADRRLHGAPVTQLGCARAGIVTPEMEYVAVREGVTPELVRDEIAAGRAVLPANVNHPEVEPMIIGKAFLVKVNANIGTSAVTSDVAEEVEKLTWATRWGADTVMDLSTGPRIHETREAIVRNSAVPIGTVPIYQALEKVKGDPLKLTWEIYRETIIEQAEQGVDYMTVHAGVLLRYVPLAADRVTGIVSRGGSIMAAWCLAKHQENFLYTNFEELCEIFARYDITFSLGDGLRPGSIADANDEAQFGELRTLGELTEIAWRHDVQVMVEGPGHVPMHKIKENVDLQQEVCHEAPFYTLGPLTTDIAPAYDHITSAIGAAMIGMYGTAMLCYVTPKEHLGLPDRDDVKAGVIAYKIAAHAADLAKGHPGAQAWDDALSKARFEFRWEDQFNLSLDPETARSYHDATLPAPAAKTAHFCSMCGPKFCSMRISQELKEYAAKGMADKSAEFVASGGQVYLPLA; encoded by the coding sequence ATGAGGCGCAAGGTCTACGTATCGGGGTCCCGTCCCGACATCCAGGTGCCGTTCGCCGAGGTCGACCTGACCGACGGCAGCACCCCGGTCCGGCTCTACGACACGTCCGGCCCGGGGGTCTTCGACGACCTGCCGCGGACGAACTGGGTGGCCGACCGCAGGCTCCACGGCGCGCCGGTGACCCAGCTCGGCTGTGCCCGCGCCGGGATCGTCACGCCGGAGATGGAGTACGTGGCCGTGCGCGAGGGCGTCACGCCCGAGCTGGTGCGGGACGAGATCGCGGCCGGCCGGGCGGTGCTGCCCGCGAACGTCAACCACCCCGAGGTCGAGCCGATGATCATCGGTAAGGCGTTCCTGGTGAAGGTCAACGCCAACATCGGCACCTCCGCGGTCACCTCCGACGTCGCGGAGGAGGTGGAGAAGCTGACCTGGGCCACCCGCTGGGGCGCCGACACGGTGATGGACCTGTCCACCGGCCCGCGCATCCACGAGACCCGCGAGGCCATCGTGCGCAACTCGGCCGTGCCGATCGGCACCGTGCCGATCTACCAGGCGCTGGAGAAGGTCAAGGGCGACCCGCTCAAGCTGACCTGGGAGATCTACCGCGAGACCATCATCGAGCAGGCCGAGCAGGGCGTGGACTACATGACCGTGCACGCGGGCGTGCTGCTGCGCTACGTGCCGCTGGCGGCGGACCGGGTCACCGGCATCGTCTCGCGCGGCGGCTCCATCATGGCGGCCTGGTGCCTGGCCAAGCACCAGGAGAACTTCCTCTACACCAACTTCGAGGAGCTCTGCGAGATCTTCGCGCGGTACGACATCACCTTCTCGCTGGGCGACGGGCTGCGTCCCGGCTCGATCGCCGACGCCAACGACGAGGCGCAGTTCGGCGAGCTGCGTACGCTCGGCGAGCTGACCGAGATCGCGTGGCGGCACGACGTGCAGGTCATGGTCGAGGGCCCGGGACACGTGCCCATGCACAAGATCAAGGAGAACGTGGACCTGCAGCAGGAGGTGTGCCACGAGGCGCCCTTCTACACGCTCGGCCCGCTGACCACCGACATCGCGCCGGCCTACGACCACATCACCAGCGCCATCGGCGCCGCGATGATCGGCATGTACGGCACCGCGATGCTCTGTTACGTCACGCCGAAGGAGCACCTGGGGCTGCCGGACCGCGACGACGTCAAGGCGGGCGTGATCGCGTACAAGATCGCGGCGCACGCCGCGGACCTGGCCAAGGGGCACCCCGGCGCGCAGGCCTGGGACGACGCGCTGTCCAAGGCGCGCTTCGAGTTCCGCTGGGAGGACCAGTTCAACCTCTCCCTGGACCCGGAGACCGCCCGCTCCTATCACGACGCGACCCTGCCCGCGCCCGCCGCGAAGACCGCGCACTTCTGCTCCATGTGCGGCCCGAAGTTCTGCTCCATGCGCATCAGCCAGGAGCTGAAGGAGTACGCCGCCAAGGGCATGGCCGACAAGTCCGCCGAGTTCGTCGCCTCCGGCGGCCAGGTCTACCTCCCCCTGGCCTGA
- the thiD gene encoding bifunctional hydroxymethylpyrimidine kinase/phosphomethylpyrimidine kinase, with the protein MSTPFLALTIAGSDSSGGAGIQADLKTFAALDCYGASVITAVTSQNTKVITDVHPMPPTVVAAQLGAILDDMPVAAVKVGMVASGEIAATIRARARNGELPKMVLDPVLTASTGRRLGVVSAIERLLPYATVVTPNIDEASALLGWQVSTPADMAGAAAQLASHGPACVVVTGGDLGGPEVVDAVWTANGARFLRSPRVETPNDHGTGCTFSAAIAARLAHGYPVDDSIAYANRYVRSALLAAAEWRLGSGAGPLNHFPRL; encoded by the coding sequence ATGAGCACCCCTTTTCTGGCCCTCACCATCGCCGGCTCGGACAGCAGCGGCGGCGCGGGCATCCAGGCCGATCTGAAGACCTTCGCCGCACTGGACTGCTACGGCGCGAGCGTCATCACCGCGGTTACCTCGCAGAACACCAAAGTCATCACGGACGTGCACCCGATGCCGCCCACCGTGGTCGCCGCGCAGCTCGGCGCGATCCTCGACGACATGCCGGTGGCCGCGGTGAAGGTCGGCATGGTCGCCAGCGGGGAGATCGCGGCGACCATCCGGGCCCGCGCCCGCAACGGCGAGCTGCCGAAGATGGTGCTCGACCCGGTGCTGACCGCGTCGACGGGGCGGCGGCTGGGCGTGGTCAGCGCGATCGAGCGGCTGCTGCCGTACGCGACCGTCGTCACGCCCAACATCGACGAGGCGTCGGCGCTGCTCGGCTGGCAGGTCAGCACCCCTGCGGACATGGCCGGCGCGGCGGCGCAGCTGGCCTCGCACGGCCCGGCCTGCGTCGTGGTGACCGGCGGCGACCTGGGCGGGCCGGAGGTCGTGGACGCGGTGTGGACCGCCAACGGGGCGCGTTTCCTGCGCTCGCCGCGCGTGGAGACCCCCAACGACCACGGCACGGGCTGCACTTTCTCGGCCGCGATCGCGGCCCGGCTGGCGCACGGCTACCCGGTCGACGACTCGATCGCCTACGCGAACCGCTATGTCCGCTCGGCGCTGCTGGCGGCGGCGGAATGGCGGCTCGGCAGCGGAGCCGGTCCGCTGAACCATTTTCCCCGCCTGTAG